The DNA region CCGTCGAGACGGAGGCCCGGGGAGGCCTGGGTGGTGCCGTGGAGCTTGAGCATGCGGCGCATGTGGTCGCGTCCGTTGGCGGCGCTGTACTTATTCCGAATCTCCGCGAGCTCCTTCATTTTGGGTGGAGCGTCCTGTTTGATGGAGGCGACGCCGAGGGACTCGAAGTAGGCGACGGTCTGTTTGACGGTGGCCTGAAGCTCGGGCGTGGGATCGACCTGACCGTTGGTCGTGTAATAGCAGATACGGATTTTTTTGAGATCGACGGCGGAGGGATTGCCGAAGGGCACGGGGCACATGGCGGCGTCGATGCCATCGGGGCCCGAGATGATGGGCATGAGCAGCGCGAGGTCCTCTACACGGCGGACGAGCGGGCCGGTTTCCTGGAAGGAGTCGAATGCGCCGCCGTAGCCGACGATGTGGCCGGTGCGCGGGACGAGGCCGAGAGTGGGCTTGAGGCCGACGATGCCGTTGGCGAAAGCCGGGCCGCGGATGGAGCCGCCGTAGTCGGAGCCGAGATCGAAGCTGGCTCCTCCGGACGCGACGATCGCGCCGGCGCCACCGGAGGATCCGCTGGGCTGGTAGTTCAGGTTATACGGATTTTTGGTGAGGCCGTAGACGAGATTGACTGTGCCCTTTCCGCCGCCGCCGAGGGTGAACTCGGGTGTATTCGATTTTCCGAGCAGGATAGCACCGGCATCGCGGCAGCGGGCGACGATGGTGGCGTCTTTGCCCGGCACGAAGTACTTGCGACCGAGCGTGCCGCCGGTGGAGACGACGCCGGCGGTGTCGAAGGAGTCTTTGATCGTCATGGGCACGCCGTGGAGCGGGCCCTTGAGTTTGCCTTTGGCGAGGGAGGCATCGGCCTCGGCGGCCTCGGCCAAGGCGCGTTCGTAGCACATGGCGACGACGGCGTTGATCTTGGGGTTAACCGCGTCGATGCGGGCGATGTGGAGTTTGATGACCTCGGTGGCCGAGAGCTTCTTGGTGCGGATAAGCTCTGCCAGCCGGGTGGTGCTCATGAAGAGCGGGTCGGTGGTCTTGTCGGAGGAGGTGGGAGACGCGAAGGGGGATTGACCATGGAGACGTGAGATCAGGGACGACGCGGCGAGTGCGGCGAGTGTGCCGTAGCCGGTGTTGCGAAGGAAACGACGGCGCGAAACGGGAGCGGTGATGCGGGTCATGGGAAGGGAATTTAGATGACGGGCTTAACGTAACCGCCGGTGGCGGCTTCGATCTTGGCGGCGACGGCGAAGACGACGTCTTCGCGGAAAGGGCGGGCGATGACCTGGACGCCGATGGGAAGGCCCTCGGCTTTGGCGGTGCCAGCGCGGACGACGGCGGCTGGCCAGCCGGTGAGGTTGTAGATGCTCGTGTATCCCGCTTTTCCGGGCACGGGCTTTTCCAGCGCGGGAGCGGGGAAGGCGTTGGTCGGGCAGAG from Nibricoccus aquaticus includes:
- a CDS encoding amidase, whose protein sequence is MTRITAPVSRRRFLRNTGYGTLAALAASSLISRLHGQSPFASPTSSDKTTDPLFMSTTRLAELIRTKKLSATEVIKLHIARIDAVNPKINAVVAMCYERALAEAAEADASLAKGKLKGPLHGVPMTIKDSFDTAGVVSTGGTLGRKYFVPGKDATIVARCRDAGAILLGKSNTPEFTLGGGGKGTVNLVYGLTKNPYNLNYQPSGSSGGAGAIVASGGASFDLGSDYGGSIRGPAFANGIVGLKPTLGLVPRTGHIVGYGGAFDSFQETGPLVRRVEDLALLMPIISGPDGIDAAMCPVPFGNPSAVDLKKIRICYYTTNGQVDPTPELQATVKQTVAYFESLGVASIKQDAPPKMKELAEIRNKYSAANGRDHMRRMLKLHGTTQASPGLRLDGEELPSPDFTRLCEEMDAIRSEQLAWFEQYDLIICPASNEAPITLDHERPRGGSAGASYTSQYNTTGWPAGVVRCGTAEKDGLPLGIQVVGQPWRDDLVVAAMAFIESKTGGFVKPAI